The following are encoded in a window of Rissa tridactyla isolate bRisTri1 chromosome 3, bRisTri1.patW.cur.20221130, whole genome shotgun sequence genomic DNA:
- the CHRM3 gene encoding muscarinic acetylcholine receptor M3 isoform X1 has protein sequence MLTHYQFCFQKRSSQNYTVPDPTSRFDVPHWTILCQRATMIMQNNTSASPPFSNVSSFWKRDSHGPGLLDEAASLIGSYDFPQTTESFPFSTVESTNMSLNATSKDPLGGHAVWQVVLIAFLTGILALVTIIGNILVIVAFKVNKQLKTVNNYFLLSLACADLIIGVISMNLYTTYIIMDHWALGNLACDLWLSIDYVASNASVMNLLVISFDRYFSITRPLTYRAKRTTKRAGVMIGLAWIISFVLWAPAILFWQYFVGERTVPPDECFIQFLSEPIITFGTAIAAFYLPVTIMSILYWRIYKETEKRTKELAGLQASGSEAEAARFVHQTGSSRSCSSYELQRQSMKRSTRRKYRRCHFWLTMKSWEPNPDQGDQEHSSSDSWNNNDAAASLENSASSDEEDIAAETRAIYSIVLKLPGHSAILNSTKLPSSEDLQESGDELQKSDTESKEKKPKKLHPPKSVQDGGNFQKSFSKLPIQPGSAETTTASDGISSVTKTSAALPLSFKEATLAKKFALKTRSQITKRKRMSLIKEKKAAQTLSAILFAFIITWTPYNIMVLVNTFCSCIPKTFWNLGYWLCYINSTVNPVCYALCNKTFRNTFKMLLLCQCDKRKRRKQQYQQRQSVIFHKRIPREAS, from the coding sequence acTATGTCAGAGAGCCACAATGATCATGCAAAATAACACTTCAGCCTCGCCCCCATTTTCGAATGTGAGCTCCTTCTGGAAGAGAGATTCACACGGACCAGGACTACTCGATGAAGCAGCGTCGCTCATTGGCAGCTATGATTTCCCTCAGACCACAGAGAGTTTTCCCTTCTCCACTGTGGAATCAACAAACATGTCCCTAAATGCCACGAGCAAAGACCCTCTGGGTGGACACGCTGTCTGGCAAGTAGTTTTGATTGCTTTCCTCACTGGGATCCTTGCGCTGGTGACCATCATAGGAAATATCCTGGTGATTGTTGCATTTAAGGTTAACAAACAACTGAAAACGGTCAACAACTACTTCTTGTTGAGTCTTGCTTGTGCAGATTTGATCATTGGTGTTATTTCCATGAATCTTTACACCACATACATTATCATGGACCACTGGGCTTTGGGAAACTTGGCCTGTGATCTTTGGCTCTCCATTGACTACGTCGCCAGTAATGCCTCTGTCATGAACCTCCTTGTCATAAGTTTTGACAGGTATTTTTCCATCACTAGGCCGCTTACGTACAGAGCCAAACGAACAACCAAAAGGGCTGGGGTGATGATTGGCTTAGCATGGATCATCTCTTTTGTTCTTTGGGCCCCTGCCATCTTGTTCTGGCAGTATTTTGTTGGGGAGAGGACTGTGCCTCCTGATGAATGTTTCATCCAGTTTCTAAGCGAACCCATCATTACTTTTGGCACTGCCATAGCTGCCTTTTACTTGCCAGTCACCATTATGAGTATTTTGTATTGGAGGATCTACAAGGAGACTGAGAAACGCACCAAAGAGTTAGCAGGGCTACAGGCTTCCGGCAGCGAGGCAGAGGCAGCACGCTTCGTACATCAGACAGGCAGCTCCCGGAGCTGCAGCAGCTACGAGCTGCAACGGCAGAGCATGAAACGCTCCACCCGAAGGAAATACAGACGCTGCCACTTCTGGCTCACGATGAAGAGCTGGGAACCCAACCCAGACCAGGGGGAccaggagcacagcagcagcgaCAGCTGGAACAACAACGATGCTGCTGCCTCCCTTGAAAATTCAGCCTCCTCTGATGAAGAAGACATCGCTGCAGAGACCAGAGCCATCTATTCGATCGTGCTGAAGCTTCCTGGTCACAGCGCCATCCTCAACTCCACGAAACTACCCTCCTCGGAAGATTTGCAGGAGTCGGGGGATGAACTGCAGAAATCCGACACAGAATCGAAGGAAAAGAAACCTAAAAAATTGCACCCTCCCAAAAGCGTTCAGGATGGTGGAAATTTCCAAAAGAGCTTTTCTAAGCTTCCCATTCAGCCAGGGTCAGCAGAGACAACCACAGCTTCTGACGGCATCTCATCGGTGACCAAGACATCTGCAGCCCTGCCTTTGTCCTTCAAGGAAGCAACCCTGGCAAAAAAGTTTGCCTTGAAGACCAGAAGTCAGATCACAAAGCGAAAACGAATGTCACTTATCAAAGAAAAGAAAGCGGCACAGACACTCAGTGCCATTTTGTTTGCCTTCATCATTACCTGGACCCCATATAACATCATGGTTCTGGTGAACACCTTTTGCAGCTGTATCCCCAAAACTTTCTGGAACCTGGGGTACTGGCTTTGCTACATCAATAGCACGGTGAACCCCGTGTGCTATGCACTGTGTaacaaaacattcagaaacactTTCAAGATGCTACTGCTGTGTCAGTGTGACAAACGGAAACGACGCAAACAGCAGTATCAGCAAAGGCAGTCCGTCATTTTTCATAAGCGGATCCCTAGGGAGGCTTCATAG
- the CHRM3 gene encoding muscarinic acetylcholine receptor M3 isoform X4, whose translation MIMQNNTSASPPFSNVSSFWKRDSHGPGLLDEAASLIGSYDFPQTTESFPFSTVESTNMSLNATSKDPLGGHAVWQVVLIAFLTGILALVTIIGNILVIVAFKVNKQLKTVNNYFLLSLACADLIIGVISMNLYTTYIIMDHWALGNLACDLWLSIDYVASNASVMNLLVISFDRYFSITRPLTYRAKRTTKRAGVMIGLAWIISFVLWAPAILFWQYFVGERTVPPDECFIQFLSEPIITFGTAIAAFYLPVTIMSILYWRIYKETEKRTKELAGLQASGSEAEAARFVHQTGSSRSCSSYELQRQSMKRSTRRKYRRCHFWLTMKSWEPNPDQGDQEHSSSDSWNNNDAAASLENSASSDEEDIAAETRAIYSIVLKLPGHSAILNSTKLPSSEDLQESGDELQKSDTESKEKKPKKLHPPKSVQDGGNFQKSFSKLPIQPGSAETTTASDGISSVTKTSAALPLSFKEATLAKKFALKTRSQITKRKRMSLIKEKKAAQTLSAILFAFIITWTPYNIMVLVNTFCSCIPKTFWNLGYWLCYINSTVNPVCYALCNKTFRNTFKMLLLCQCDKRKRRKQQYQQRQSVIFHKRIPREAS comes from the coding sequence ATGATCATGCAAAATAACACTTCAGCCTCGCCCCCATTTTCGAATGTGAGCTCCTTCTGGAAGAGAGATTCACACGGACCAGGACTACTCGATGAAGCAGCGTCGCTCATTGGCAGCTATGATTTCCCTCAGACCACAGAGAGTTTTCCCTTCTCCACTGTGGAATCAACAAACATGTCCCTAAATGCCACGAGCAAAGACCCTCTGGGTGGACACGCTGTCTGGCAAGTAGTTTTGATTGCTTTCCTCACTGGGATCCTTGCGCTGGTGACCATCATAGGAAATATCCTGGTGATTGTTGCATTTAAGGTTAACAAACAACTGAAAACGGTCAACAACTACTTCTTGTTGAGTCTTGCTTGTGCAGATTTGATCATTGGTGTTATTTCCATGAATCTTTACACCACATACATTATCATGGACCACTGGGCTTTGGGAAACTTGGCCTGTGATCTTTGGCTCTCCATTGACTACGTCGCCAGTAATGCCTCTGTCATGAACCTCCTTGTCATAAGTTTTGACAGGTATTTTTCCATCACTAGGCCGCTTACGTACAGAGCCAAACGAACAACCAAAAGGGCTGGGGTGATGATTGGCTTAGCATGGATCATCTCTTTTGTTCTTTGGGCCCCTGCCATCTTGTTCTGGCAGTATTTTGTTGGGGAGAGGACTGTGCCTCCTGATGAATGTTTCATCCAGTTTCTAAGCGAACCCATCATTACTTTTGGCACTGCCATAGCTGCCTTTTACTTGCCAGTCACCATTATGAGTATTTTGTATTGGAGGATCTACAAGGAGACTGAGAAACGCACCAAAGAGTTAGCAGGGCTACAGGCTTCCGGCAGCGAGGCAGAGGCAGCACGCTTCGTACATCAGACAGGCAGCTCCCGGAGCTGCAGCAGCTACGAGCTGCAACGGCAGAGCATGAAACGCTCCACCCGAAGGAAATACAGACGCTGCCACTTCTGGCTCACGATGAAGAGCTGGGAACCCAACCCAGACCAGGGGGAccaggagcacagcagcagcgaCAGCTGGAACAACAACGATGCTGCTGCCTCCCTTGAAAATTCAGCCTCCTCTGATGAAGAAGACATCGCTGCAGAGACCAGAGCCATCTATTCGATCGTGCTGAAGCTTCCTGGTCACAGCGCCATCCTCAACTCCACGAAACTACCCTCCTCGGAAGATTTGCAGGAGTCGGGGGATGAACTGCAGAAATCCGACACAGAATCGAAGGAAAAGAAACCTAAAAAATTGCACCCTCCCAAAAGCGTTCAGGATGGTGGAAATTTCCAAAAGAGCTTTTCTAAGCTTCCCATTCAGCCAGGGTCAGCAGAGACAACCACAGCTTCTGACGGCATCTCATCGGTGACCAAGACATCTGCAGCCCTGCCTTTGTCCTTCAAGGAAGCAACCCTGGCAAAAAAGTTTGCCTTGAAGACCAGAAGTCAGATCACAAAGCGAAAACGAATGTCACTTATCAAAGAAAAGAAAGCGGCACAGACACTCAGTGCCATTTTGTTTGCCTTCATCATTACCTGGACCCCATATAACATCATGGTTCTGGTGAACACCTTTTGCAGCTGTATCCCCAAAACTTTCTGGAACCTGGGGTACTGGCTTTGCTACATCAATAGCACGGTGAACCCCGTGTGCTATGCACTGTGTaacaaaacattcagaaacactTTCAAGATGCTACTGCTGTGTCAGTGTGACAAACGGAAACGACGCAAACAGCAGTATCAGCAAAGGCAGTCCGTCATTTTTCATAAGCGGATCCCTAGGGAGGCTTCATAG
- the CHRM3 gene encoding muscarinic acetylcholine receptor M3 isoform X3, giving the protein MFLTGPCRLCQRATMIMQNNTSASPPFSNVSSFWKRDSHGPGLLDEAASLIGSYDFPQTTESFPFSTVESTNMSLNATSKDPLGGHAVWQVVLIAFLTGILALVTIIGNILVIVAFKVNKQLKTVNNYFLLSLACADLIIGVISMNLYTTYIIMDHWALGNLACDLWLSIDYVASNASVMNLLVISFDRYFSITRPLTYRAKRTTKRAGVMIGLAWIISFVLWAPAILFWQYFVGERTVPPDECFIQFLSEPIITFGTAIAAFYLPVTIMSILYWRIYKETEKRTKELAGLQASGSEAEAARFVHQTGSSRSCSSYELQRQSMKRSTRRKYRRCHFWLTMKSWEPNPDQGDQEHSSSDSWNNNDAAASLENSASSDEEDIAAETRAIYSIVLKLPGHSAILNSTKLPSSEDLQESGDELQKSDTESKEKKPKKLHPPKSVQDGGNFQKSFSKLPIQPGSAETTTASDGISSVTKTSAALPLSFKEATLAKKFALKTRSQITKRKRMSLIKEKKAAQTLSAILFAFIITWTPYNIMVLVNTFCSCIPKTFWNLGYWLCYINSTVNPVCYALCNKTFRNTFKMLLLCQCDKRKRRKQQYQQRQSVIFHKRIPREAS; this is encoded by the coding sequence acTATGTCAGAGAGCCACAATGATCATGCAAAATAACACTTCAGCCTCGCCCCCATTTTCGAATGTGAGCTCCTTCTGGAAGAGAGATTCACACGGACCAGGACTACTCGATGAAGCAGCGTCGCTCATTGGCAGCTATGATTTCCCTCAGACCACAGAGAGTTTTCCCTTCTCCACTGTGGAATCAACAAACATGTCCCTAAATGCCACGAGCAAAGACCCTCTGGGTGGACACGCTGTCTGGCAAGTAGTTTTGATTGCTTTCCTCACTGGGATCCTTGCGCTGGTGACCATCATAGGAAATATCCTGGTGATTGTTGCATTTAAGGTTAACAAACAACTGAAAACGGTCAACAACTACTTCTTGTTGAGTCTTGCTTGTGCAGATTTGATCATTGGTGTTATTTCCATGAATCTTTACACCACATACATTATCATGGACCACTGGGCTTTGGGAAACTTGGCCTGTGATCTTTGGCTCTCCATTGACTACGTCGCCAGTAATGCCTCTGTCATGAACCTCCTTGTCATAAGTTTTGACAGGTATTTTTCCATCACTAGGCCGCTTACGTACAGAGCCAAACGAACAACCAAAAGGGCTGGGGTGATGATTGGCTTAGCATGGATCATCTCTTTTGTTCTTTGGGCCCCTGCCATCTTGTTCTGGCAGTATTTTGTTGGGGAGAGGACTGTGCCTCCTGATGAATGTTTCATCCAGTTTCTAAGCGAACCCATCATTACTTTTGGCACTGCCATAGCTGCCTTTTACTTGCCAGTCACCATTATGAGTATTTTGTATTGGAGGATCTACAAGGAGACTGAGAAACGCACCAAAGAGTTAGCAGGGCTACAGGCTTCCGGCAGCGAGGCAGAGGCAGCACGCTTCGTACATCAGACAGGCAGCTCCCGGAGCTGCAGCAGCTACGAGCTGCAACGGCAGAGCATGAAACGCTCCACCCGAAGGAAATACAGACGCTGCCACTTCTGGCTCACGATGAAGAGCTGGGAACCCAACCCAGACCAGGGGGAccaggagcacagcagcagcgaCAGCTGGAACAACAACGATGCTGCTGCCTCCCTTGAAAATTCAGCCTCCTCTGATGAAGAAGACATCGCTGCAGAGACCAGAGCCATCTATTCGATCGTGCTGAAGCTTCCTGGTCACAGCGCCATCCTCAACTCCACGAAACTACCCTCCTCGGAAGATTTGCAGGAGTCGGGGGATGAACTGCAGAAATCCGACACAGAATCGAAGGAAAAGAAACCTAAAAAATTGCACCCTCCCAAAAGCGTTCAGGATGGTGGAAATTTCCAAAAGAGCTTTTCTAAGCTTCCCATTCAGCCAGGGTCAGCAGAGACAACCACAGCTTCTGACGGCATCTCATCGGTGACCAAGACATCTGCAGCCCTGCCTTTGTCCTTCAAGGAAGCAACCCTGGCAAAAAAGTTTGCCTTGAAGACCAGAAGTCAGATCACAAAGCGAAAACGAATGTCACTTATCAAAGAAAAGAAAGCGGCACAGACACTCAGTGCCATTTTGTTTGCCTTCATCATTACCTGGACCCCATATAACATCATGGTTCTGGTGAACACCTTTTGCAGCTGTATCCCCAAAACTTTCTGGAACCTGGGGTACTGGCTTTGCTACATCAATAGCACGGTGAACCCCGTGTGCTATGCACTGTGTaacaaaacattcagaaacactTTCAAGATGCTACTGCTGTGTCAGTGTGACAAACGGAAACGACGCAAACAGCAGTATCAGCAAAGGCAGTCCGTCATTTTTCATAAGCGGATCCCTAGGGAGGCTTCATAG
- the CHRM3 gene encoding muscarinic acetylcholine receptor M3 isoform X2, with the protein MLLYQASAIRSQSQLKWCKTEVTGLCQRATMIMQNNTSASPPFSNVSSFWKRDSHGPGLLDEAASLIGSYDFPQTTESFPFSTVESTNMSLNATSKDPLGGHAVWQVVLIAFLTGILALVTIIGNILVIVAFKVNKQLKTVNNYFLLSLACADLIIGVISMNLYTTYIIMDHWALGNLACDLWLSIDYVASNASVMNLLVISFDRYFSITRPLTYRAKRTTKRAGVMIGLAWIISFVLWAPAILFWQYFVGERTVPPDECFIQFLSEPIITFGTAIAAFYLPVTIMSILYWRIYKETEKRTKELAGLQASGSEAEAARFVHQTGSSRSCSSYELQRQSMKRSTRRKYRRCHFWLTMKSWEPNPDQGDQEHSSSDSWNNNDAAASLENSASSDEEDIAAETRAIYSIVLKLPGHSAILNSTKLPSSEDLQESGDELQKSDTESKEKKPKKLHPPKSVQDGGNFQKSFSKLPIQPGSAETTTASDGISSVTKTSAALPLSFKEATLAKKFALKTRSQITKRKRMSLIKEKKAAQTLSAILFAFIITWTPYNIMVLVNTFCSCIPKTFWNLGYWLCYINSTVNPVCYALCNKTFRNTFKMLLLCQCDKRKRRKQQYQQRQSVIFHKRIPREAS; encoded by the exons ATGCTACTGTACCAAGCATCTGCGATCAGATCTCAGTCTCAGCTGAAATGGTGTAAAACTGAAGTAACTGG acTATGTCAGAGAGCCACAATGATCATGCAAAATAACACTTCAGCCTCGCCCCCATTTTCGAATGTGAGCTCCTTCTGGAAGAGAGATTCACACGGACCAGGACTACTCGATGAAGCAGCGTCGCTCATTGGCAGCTATGATTTCCCTCAGACCACAGAGAGTTTTCCCTTCTCCACTGTGGAATCAACAAACATGTCCCTAAATGCCACGAGCAAAGACCCTCTGGGTGGACACGCTGTCTGGCAAGTAGTTTTGATTGCTTTCCTCACTGGGATCCTTGCGCTGGTGACCATCATAGGAAATATCCTGGTGATTGTTGCATTTAAGGTTAACAAACAACTGAAAACGGTCAACAACTACTTCTTGTTGAGTCTTGCTTGTGCAGATTTGATCATTGGTGTTATTTCCATGAATCTTTACACCACATACATTATCATGGACCACTGGGCTTTGGGAAACTTGGCCTGTGATCTTTGGCTCTCCATTGACTACGTCGCCAGTAATGCCTCTGTCATGAACCTCCTTGTCATAAGTTTTGACAGGTATTTTTCCATCACTAGGCCGCTTACGTACAGAGCCAAACGAACAACCAAAAGGGCTGGGGTGATGATTGGCTTAGCATGGATCATCTCTTTTGTTCTTTGGGCCCCTGCCATCTTGTTCTGGCAGTATTTTGTTGGGGAGAGGACTGTGCCTCCTGATGAATGTTTCATCCAGTTTCTAAGCGAACCCATCATTACTTTTGGCACTGCCATAGCTGCCTTTTACTTGCCAGTCACCATTATGAGTATTTTGTATTGGAGGATCTACAAGGAGACTGAGAAACGCACCAAAGAGTTAGCAGGGCTACAGGCTTCCGGCAGCGAGGCAGAGGCAGCACGCTTCGTACATCAGACAGGCAGCTCCCGGAGCTGCAGCAGCTACGAGCTGCAACGGCAGAGCATGAAACGCTCCACCCGAAGGAAATACAGACGCTGCCACTTCTGGCTCACGATGAAGAGCTGGGAACCCAACCCAGACCAGGGGGAccaggagcacagcagcagcgaCAGCTGGAACAACAACGATGCTGCTGCCTCCCTTGAAAATTCAGCCTCCTCTGATGAAGAAGACATCGCTGCAGAGACCAGAGCCATCTATTCGATCGTGCTGAAGCTTCCTGGTCACAGCGCCATCCTCAACTCCACGAAACTACCCTCCTCGGAAGATTTGCAGGAGTCGGGGGATGAACTGCAGAAATCCGACACAGAATCGAAGGAAAAGAAACCTAAAAAATTGCACCCTCCCAAAAGCGTTCAGGATGGTGGAAATTTCCAAAAGAGCTTTTCTAAGCTTCCCATTCAGCCAGGGTCAGCAGAGACAACCACAGCTTCTGACGGCATCTCATCGGTGACCAAGACATCTGCAGCCCTGCCTTTGTCCTTCAAGGAAGCAACCCTGGCAAAAAAGTTTGCCTTGAAGACCAGAAGTCAGATCACAAAGCGAAAACGAATGTCACTTATCAAAGAAAAGAAAGCGGCACAGACACTCAGTGCCATTTTGTTTGCCTTCATCATTACCTGGACCCCATATAACATCATGGTTCTGGTGAACACCTTTTGCAGCTGTATCCCCAAAACTTTCTGGAACCTGGGGTACTGGCTTTGCTACATCAATAGCACGGTGAACCCCGTGTGCTATGCACTGTGTaacaaaacattcagaaacactTTCAAGATGCTACTGCTGTGTCAGTGTGACAAACGGAAACGACGCAAACAGCAGTATCAGCAAAGGCAGTCCGTCATTTTTCATAAGCGGATCCCTAGGGAGGCTTCATAG